A stretch of Penaeus vannamei isolate JL-2024 chromosome 18, ASM4276789v1, whole genome shotgun sequence DNA encodes these proteins:
- the LOC113814194 gene encoding claspin isoform X1, translating to MRPLKEGHTTGRQLLGTEVGTYHSALTEYSWTANMEPEGEGPLAVVPASGDQQGTGEAEAADAPEDEGIFLPAKPDATLDNQGEQELESKRNEEDESDTKSMTIVSDDDSDVDTKNIITSSRRRKAILSDDEDSNSLSSRPVSKGFLSSDEEQEEEKDLDKKSKSTKTKRIVQRIGSDSDDSESEIFPRNASDQPAVAIKPYKYNSDLFDAELTDEDEPKAKVGESLSPPRPQYSDDENESSAVTSKKKKKKGPSLKERQQEVMDIHSETQRMVRDSQISLPYHRPKQRTLAEFLERRKKVAPSLSLKHGSLKMSMRDMATLKLLEEKKKEVEEFYKSDSDQEDPEDRDWTPGNNPDGDQAGQDKEMDKEMETQLPPQAGSNEDLPDISQNVGTPEEGKTDNAEDSSMQVDKEAHPDMGTMVGESTKKNVDDSGIQSGASSSAEDSQPDQDVVMEDVTHGAKDAQDDELEIEEYLPKAATEEKDSLEIISSDPKSPQNSEAKSGKKIETPKLNLLASKLPDLDLNKITKTTPKLSLGNDCDFIDLDEEPTVTPKNSGLNELMNRFVRHSNTKRKPVDKQQVNLSVVSKEKGEDGSEKLVSSNIIVNLDAEDEDMPTETVPGARHMSLKTALQAKIREQRERERVRRVKERQFMESEQVIEDYQDDGPFLDEEKEFTDQSDTDCESEPEENDIIIKDKKRKKSKYLDEEAEDDDEEEDDEANADEEEDEEGDDDNDDGGNQEAEDDDSNDTVELPSTRKRIIMDDKDEDSDGDHLKLQWEESEDINAQVKSKSLIEGLTRTNTEDLFASQSKKMDSLDKDASITSMDSSFEFFGSVIPGHQPGGGLRRSGESMPNENDGETAFLTPLTKTKSGSFSSVGRDRDLSLPIENSQDLFISSAPHSAPGSPSTEGPNLHLTPIEDSQFGPQETHKEANPMAKLKLDFTGIEGSQDGDELIGLCSGQFTGKEASSKVDQLCEEEFAPTQDMNSLMGLCSGTFGMEDKDRPNAFASLTESQDKKNEDEEDELLGLCTGKFTMENAKKSINDGKESNEDEESKLHFDDDRTSSPVPEMVVYSSDEEEPERRKKVKKRKRILAFSDDEDAQGPVEYDDEENEIPRTTFTGFKDKRKGGIRADFLENEAELSGSEEDSGDEYEGGNDFMEEEEGDREQFDENDLRNQVGRAHLKTLIDSDKRELRLLQEMYLEDGEMHGEGRQRQFRWKNIDDNDENERKMDSDEEQNVGEDELEDAEWRKQRYEREKFLQEQQARGGDTLETEMFKIGPRPLMRTVSNVESAPKREPLKTANPAPAAAPVKKPVINPFCMPSKRGSFLSRDKNTLARIAELTKDKGSVIGGAKQAGNFVFQQLTAEEVEKKESAKIKRTSSLPVAKKARLDRSFFSMDESKQSSSIFKHF from the exons ACTGAGTACTCTTGGACAGCAAATATGGAACCAGAGGGAGAAGGTCCTCTCGCCGTTGTTCCTGCATCAGGCGACCAGCAAGGGACTGGAGAGGCTGAAGCTGCAGATGCTCCTGAAGATGAAGGGATTTTCTTACCAGCCAAGCCTGACGCAACATTGGACAACCAAGGAGAGCAGGAACTAGAAtccaaaagaaatgaagaagatgaatcAGATACGAAGTCCATGACAATTGTCTCGGATGACGACAGCGATGTTGACACAAAGAATATAATAACTTCTAGTAGGAGAAGAAAAGCCATTCTCTCGGATGATGAAGATTCTAATTCACTTTCTTCACGTCCTGTTAGTAAAGGTTTCCTTAGCAGtgatgaagaacaggaagaagagaaggatttaGACAAGAAATCCAAGAGTACAAAAACAAAGAGGATTGTGCAAAGGATTGGCTCTGATAGTGATGACAGTGAATCTGAGATTTTCCCAAGGAACGCTTCTGATCAGCCAGCAGTAGCCATT AAACCATACAAGTACAACAGTGATCTGTTTGATGCTGAGCTGACAGATGAAGATGAGCCAAAAGCTAAGGTTGGGGAAAGCCTCTCTCCCCCACGGCCACAGTATTCAGATGACGAGAATGAGAGTAGTGCAGTCACtagcaagaaaaagaag AAAAAAGGTCCATCTTTGAAAGAGAGGCAACAGGAAGTTATGGACATACATAGTGAAACCCAACGAATGGTGCGTGATTCCCAGATATCTCTACCCTATCACAGGCCCAAGCAGAGAACTCTGGCAGAATTTCTAGAAAG ACGGAAGAAAGTTGCACCTTCACTGAGTCTCAAACACGGCAGCTTGAAGATGAGTATGCGAGATATGGCAACATTAAA GTtgttagaagaaaagaaaaaggaagttgaAGAATTTTACAAATCAGACTCTGATCAAGAGGACCCGGAAGACAGAGACTGGACTCCAGGGAACAATCCTGATGGAGACCAGGCAGGTCAGGATAAAGAAATGGATAAGGAAATGGAAACTCAGCTTCCTCCCCAGGCTGGTAGTAATGAAGATCTTCCAGACATATCTCAGAATGTTGGCACCCCTGAAGAAGGCAAGACTGATAATGCTGAGGATTCTTCAATGCAAGTAGATAAGGAAGCTCACCCTGATATGGGAACCATGGTAGGGGAATCCACAAAGAAGAATGTAGATGACTCAGGTATTCAGAGTGGGGCTTCATCTTCTGCTGAGGACTCTCAGCCAGATCAGGATGTGGTAATGGAAGACGTTACACATGGTGCAAAGGATGCTCAAGATGATGAACTTGAAATAGAGGAATATCTTCCTAAAGCTgcaacagaagaaaaagacagtCTTGAAATAATTTCATCAGACCCAAAAAGCCCCCAAAACTCTGAGGCAAAGAGTGGAAAGAAGATTGAAACTCCCAAATTAAATCTTCTTGCATCAAAATTGCCAGACTTGGACCTAAACAAGATCACAAAGACAACCCCAAAGTTAAGTCTTGGAAATGACTGTGACTTCATTGATCTGGATGAAGAACCGACTGTAACACCAAAGAACTCAGGATTGAATGAGCTGATGAATCGCTTTGTTCGACATTCCAATACAAAGAGGAAACCGGTAGATAAGCAGCAAGTGAATTTAAG tgTTGTATcaaaggagaagggtgaggatggCTCGGAAAAGCTTGTATCATCCAACATTATTGTGAATCTCGATGCTGAAGATGAGGATATG CCAACTGAAACTGTCCCTGGAGCACGTCATATGTCCCTTAAAACCGCTCTCCAAGCAAAAATCAGGGaacagcgagaacgagagagagtacgGAGAGTTAAGGAGCGGCAGTTCATGGAGTCTGAGCAAGTCATAGAAG ATTACCAAGACGATGGACCTTTcctggatgaggaaaaggagtttACTGACCAGAGCGACACAGACTGTGAGTCCGAGCCCGAAGAAAATGACATCATCATCAAGGATAAGAAGCGCAAGAAGAGCAAATATCTGGATGAAGAGgctgaagatgacgatgaagaagaggatgatgaagctaatgcagatgaggaagaggatgaagagggtgatgatgataatgatgatggaggaaa TCAAGAAGCAGaggatgatgacagcaatgataccGTGGAGCTACCCAGCACTCGCAAGAGGATAATCatggatgataaagatgaggatagtgatggagACCACTTGAAGTTACAGTGGGAAGAGTCAGAAGATATTAATGCTCAGGTCAAGTCCAAATCACTCATTGAAGGCTTGACACGTACAAACACAGAGGACCTCTTTGCCTCACAGTCTAAAAAAA TGGACTCACTGGACAAAGATGCAAGCATTACATCCATGGATTCAAGTTTTGAATTTTTTGGATCTGTCATCCCTGGCCATCAGCCAGGTGGTGGACTACGCCGCAGTGGAGAGAGCATGcccaatgaaaatgatggtgaaacTGCTTTCCTTACTCCATTAACTAAAACTAAATCTGGCAGTTTCAGTAGTGTTGGG CGAGATCGTGACTTAAGCCTTCCCATAGAAAACTCTCAGGATCTCTTTATATCATCAGCACCACATAGTGCTCCTGGCTCTCCCTCCACAGAAGGTCCAAATCTTCACCTTACCCCAATAGAAGACTCCCAGTTTGGCCCTCAAGAAACGCACAAAGAAGCTAACCCTATGGCCAAGCTGAAGTTGGATTTCACAGGCATAGAGGGTTCCCAAGATGGAGACGAACTGATTGGGCTTTGTTCTGGACAGTTTACTG GAAAGGAAGCATCATCAAAGGTAGACCAGTTGTGTGAAGAGGAGTTTGCCCCAACACAGGACATGAACAGCCTCATGGGCCTTTGTTCAGGCACCTTTGGTATGGAAGATAAAGACAGGCCCAATGCCTTTGCTTCGCTTACTGAGTCTCAAGAcaagaaaaatgaggatgaggaggatgagctACTTGGTCTGTGCACCGGGAAGTTCACCAT GGAAAATGCAAAGAAGTCTATAAATGATGGAAAGGAatcaaatgaagatgaagaatcaAAATTGCATTTTGACGATGACAGAACATCCTCACCCGTACCTGAAATGGTAGTATACTCATCAGATGAGGAAGaaccagagagaaggaagaaagtcaAGAAAAGGAAACGAATCTTGGCTTTCTCTG ATGATGAGGATGCACAGGGACCAGTTGAGTACgacgatgaagaaaatgaaataccaCGTACAACATTCACAGGTttcaaagataagagaaaagg AGGCATCAGAGCAGACTTCTTAGAGAATGAGGCTGAGCTCTCTGGGTCTGAGGAAGACTCTGGTGATGAATATGAAGGCGGAAATGActtcatggaggaggaggagggtgacagGGAGCAGTTTGATGAGAATGACCTTAGAAATCAG GTTGGTCGGGCACATTTGAAAACTTTGATAGACTCGGATAAACGTGAATTACGGTTACTTCAAGAAATGTACTTGGAAGACGGTGAGATGCATGGTGAAGGACGTCAAAGACAATTCAG ATGGAagaatattgatgacaatgatgaaaatgaaaggaaaatggatTCGGACGAGGAACAAAATGTGGGAGAGGACGAGTTAGAAGATGCAGAATGGAGAAAGCAAAGATATGAAAGGGAAAAGTTCTTGCAGGAACAGCAGGCAAGG GGAGGAGACACCTTGGAGACTGAAATGTTCAAGATTGGTCCTCGTCCATTAATGAGAACCGTTTCCAATGTTGAGTCAGCACCCAAGCGTGAGCCATTGAAGACGGCTAACCCAGCCCCAGCAGCAGCACCAGTTAAAAAGCCTGTCATAAATCCATTTTGCATGCCATCTAAG CGTGGTTCCTTCCTTTCGAGAGACAAGAATACTTTAGCACGTATTGCAGAGCTCacaaaagacaaaggaagtgTTATAGGTGGAGCCAAGCAAGCAGGGAACTTTGTCTTCCAGCAGTTAACAgcagaagaagtagagaagaaagaaagtgccAAGATCAAGAGAACCTCGAGTTTGCCTGTTGCCAAGAAAGCGAGATTAGATCGCAGCTTCTTCAGTATGGATGAATCAAAACAATCATCAAGTATATTTAAGCATTTTTAA
- the LOC113814194 gene encoding claspin isoform X2, producing the protein MCIFMYVKFHPLRTEYSWTANMEPEGEGPLAVVPASGDQQGTGEAEAADAPEDEGIFLPAKPDATLDNQGEQELESKRNEEDESDTKSMTIVSDDDSDVDTKNIITSSRRRKAILSDDEDSNSLSSRPVSKGFLSSDEEQEEEKDLDKKSKSTKTKRIVQRIGSDSDDSESEIFPRNASDQPAVAIKPYKYNSDLFDAELTDEDEPKAKVGESLSPPRPQYSDDENESSAVTSKKKKKKGPSLKERQQEVMDIHSETQRMVRDSQISLPYHRPKQRTLAEFLERRKKVAPSLSLKHGSLKMSMRDMATLKLLEEKKKEVEEFYKSDSDQEDPEDRDWTPGNNPDGDQAGQDKEMDKEMETQLPPQAGSNEDLPDISQNVGTPEEGKTDNAEDSSMQVDKEAHPDMGTMVGESTKKNVDDSGIQSGASSSAEDSQPDQDVVMEDVTHGAKDAQDDELEIEEYLPKAATEEKDSLEIISSDPKSPQNSEAKSGKKIETPKLNLLASKLPDLDLNKITKTTPKLSLGNDCDFIDLDEEPTVTPKNSGLNELMNRFVRHSNTKRKPVDKQQVNLSVVSKEKGEDGSEKLVSSNIIVNLDAEDEDMPTETVPGARHMSLKTALQAKIREQRERERVRRVKERQFMESEQVIEDYQDDGPFLDEEKEFTDQSDTDCESEPEENDIIIKDKKRKKSKYLDEEAEDDDEEEDDEANADEEEDEEGDDDNDDGGNQEAEDDDSNDTVELPSTRKRIIMDDKDEDSDGDHLKLQWEESEDINAQVKSKSLIEGLTRTNTEDLFASQSKKMDSLDKDASITSMDSSFEFFGSVIPGHQPGGGLRRSGESMPNENDGETAFLTPLTKTKSGSFSSVGRDRDLSLPIENSQDLFISSAPHSAPGSPSTEGPNLHLTPIEDSQFGPQETHKEANPMAKLKLDFTGIEGSQDGDELIGLCSGQFTGKEASSKVDQLCEEEFAPTQDMNSLMGLCSGTFGMEDKDRPNAFASLTESQDKKNEDEEDELLGLCTGKFTMENAKKSINDGKESNEDEESKLHFDDDRTSSPVPEMVVYSSDEEEPERRKKVKKRKRILAFSDDEDAQGPVEYDDEENEIPRTTFTGFKDKRKGGIRADFLENEAELSGSEEDSGDEYEGGNDFMEEEEGDREQFDENDLRNQVGRAHLKTLIDSDKRELRLLQEMYLEDGEMHGEGRQRQFRWKNIDDNDENERKMDSDEEQNVGEDELEDAEWRKQRYEREKFLQEQQARGGDTLETEMFKIGPRPLMRTVSNVESAPKREPLKTANPAPAAAPVKKPVINPFCMPSKRGSFLSRDKNTLARIAELTKDKGSVIGGAKQAGNFVFQQLTAEEVEKKESAKIKRTSSLPVAKKARLDRSFFSMDESKQSSSIFKHF; encoded by the exons ACTGAGTACTCTTGGACAGCAAATATGGAACCAGAGGGAGAAGGTCCTCTCGCCGTTGTTCCTGCATCAGGCGACCAGCAAGGGACTGGAGAGGCTGAAGCTGCAGATGCTCCTGAAGATGAAGGGATTTTCTTACCAGCCAAGCCTGACGCAACATTGGACAACCAAGGAGAGCAGGAACTAGAAtccaaaagaaatgaagaagatgaatcAGATACGAAGTCCATGACAATTGTCTCGGATGACGACAGCGATGTTGACACAAAGAATATAATAACTTCTAGTAGGAGAAGAAAAGCCATTCTCTCGGATGATGAAGATTCTAATTCACTTTCTTCACGTCCTGTTAGTAAAGGTTTCCTTAGCAGtgatgaagaacaggaagaagagaaggatttaGACAAGAAATCCAAGAGTACAAAAACAAAGAGGATTGTGCAAAGGATTGGCTCTGATAGTGATGACAGTGAATCTGAGATTTTCCCAAGGAACGCTTCTGATCAGCCAGCAGTAGCCATT AAACCATACAAGTACAACAGTGATCTGTTTGATGCTGAGCTGACAGATGAAGATGAGCCAAAAGCTAAGGTTGGGGAAAGCCTCTCTCCCCCACGGCCACAGTATTCAGATGACGAGAATGAGAGTAGTGCAGTCACtagcaagaaaaagaag AAAAAAGGTCCATCTTTGAAAGAGAGGCAACAGGAAGTTATGGACATACATAGTGAAACCCAACGAATGGTGCGTGATTCCCAGATATCTCTACCCTATCACAGGCCCAAGCAGAGAACTCTGGCAGAATTTCTAGAAAG ACGGAAGAAAGTTGCACCTTCACTGAGTCTCAAACACGGCAGCTTGAAGATGAGTATGCGAGATATGGCAACATTAAA GTtgttagaagaaaagaaaaaggaagttgaAGAATTTTACAAATCAGACTCTGATCAAGAGGACCCGGAAGACAGAGACTGGACTCCAGGGAACAATCCTGATGGAGACCAGGCAGGTCAGGATAAAGAAATGGATAAGGAAATGGAAACTCAGCTTCCTCCCCAGGCTGGTAGTAATGAAGATCTTCCAGACATATCTCAGAATGTTGGCACCCCTGAAGAAGGCAAGACTGATAATGCTGAGGATTCTTCAATGCAAGTAGATAAGGAAGCTCACCCTGATATGGGAACCATGGTAGGGGAATCCACAAAGAAGAATGTAGATGACTCAGGTATTCAGAGTGGGGCTTCATCTTCTGCTGAGGACTCTCAGCCAGATCAGGATGTGGTAATGGAAGACGTTACACATGGTGCAAAGGATGCTCAAGATGATGAACTTGAAATAGAGGAATATCTTCCTAAAGCTgcaacagaagaaaaagacagtCTTGAAATAATTTCATCAGACCCAAAAAGCCCCCAAAACTCTGAGGCAAAGAGTGGAAAGAAGATTGAAACTCCCAAATTAAATCTTCTTGCATCAAAATTGCCAGACTTGGACCTAAACAAGATCACAAAGACAACCCCAAAGTTAAGTCTTGGAAATGACTGTGACTTCATTGATCTGGATGAAGAACCGACTGTAACACCAAAGAACTCAGGATTGAATGAGCTGATGAATCGCTTTGTTCGACATTCCAATACAAAGAGGAAACCGGTAGATAAGCAGCAAGTGAATTTAAG tgTTGTATcaaaggagaagggtgaggatggCTCGGAAAAGCTTGTATCATCCAACATTATTGTGAATCTCGATGCTGAAGATGAGGATATG CCAACTGAAACTGTCCCTGGAGCACGTCATATGTCCCTTAAAACCGCTCTCCAAGCAAAAATCAGGGaacagcgagaacgagagagagtacgGAGAGTTAAGGAGCGGCAGTTCATGGAGTCTGAGCAAGTCATAGAAG ATTACCAAGACGATGGACCTTTcctggatgaggaaaaggagtttACTGACCAGAGCGACACAGACTGTGAGTCCGAGCCCGAAGAAAATGACATCATCATCAAGGATAAGAAGCGCAAGAAGAGCAAATATCTGGATGAAGAGgctgaagatgacgatgaagaagaggatgatgaagctaatgcagatgaggaagaggatgaagagggtgatgatgataatgatgatggaggaaa TCAAGAAGCAGaggatgatgacagcaatgataccGTGGAGCTACCCAGCACTCGCAAGAGGATAATCatggatgataaagatgaggatagtgatggagACCACTTGAAGTTACAGTGGGAAGAGTCAGAAGATATTAATGCTCAGGTCAAGTCCAAATCACTCATTGAAGGCTTGACACGTACAAACACAGAGGACCTCTTTGCCTCACAGTCTAAAAAAA TGGACTCACTGGACAAAGATGCAAGCATTACATCCATGGATTCAAGTTTTGAATTTTTTGGATCTGTCATCCCTGGCCATCAGCCAGGTGGTGGACTACGCCGCAGTGGAGAGAGCATGcccaatgaaaatgatggtgaaacTGCTTTCCTTACTCCATTAACTAAAACTAAATCTGGCAGTTTCAGTAGTGTTGGG CGAGATCGTGACTTAAGCCTTCCCATAGAAAACTCTCAGGATCTCTTTATATCATCAGCACCACATAGTGCTCCTGGCTCTCCCTCCACAGAAGGTCCAAATCTTCACCTTACCCCAATAGAAGACTCCCAGTTTGGCCCTCAAGAAACGCACAAAGAAGCTAACCCTATGGCCAAGCTGAAGTTGGATTTCACAGGCATAGAGGGTTCCCAAGATGGAGACGAACTGATTGGGCTTTGTTCTGGACAGTTTACTG GAAAGGAAGCATCATCAAAGGTAGACCAGTTGTGTGAAGAGGAGTTTGCCCCAACACAGGACATGAACAGCCTCATGGGCCTTTGTTCAGGCACCTTTGGTATGGAAGATAAAGACAGGCCCAATGCCTTTGCTTCGCTTACTGAGTCTCAAGAcaagaaaaatgaggatgaggaggatgagctACTTGGTCTGTGCACCGGGAAGTTCACCAT GGAAAATGCAAAGAAGTCTATAAATGATGGAAAGGAatcaaatgaagatgaagaatcaAAATTGCATTTTGACGATGACAGAACATCCTCACCCGTACCTGAAATGGTAGTATACTCATCAGATGAGGAAGaaccagagagaaggaagaaagtcaAGAAAAGGAAACGAATCTTGGCTTTCTCTG ATGATGAGGATGCACAGGGACCAGTTGAGTACgacgatgaagaaaatgaaataccaCGTACAACATTCACAGGTttcaaagataagagaaaagg AGGCATCAGAGCAGACTTCTTAGAGAATGAGGCTGAGCTCTCTGGGTCTGAGGAAGACTCTGGTGATGAATATGAAGGCGGAAATGActtcatggaggaggaggagggtgacagGGAGCAGTTTGATGAGAATGACCTTAGAAATCAG GTTGGTCGGGCACATTTGAAAACTTTGATAGACTCGGATAAACGTGAATTACGGTTACTTCAAGAAATGTACTTGGAAGACGGTGAGATGCATGGTGAAGGACGTCAAAGACAATTCAG ATGGAagaatattgatgacaatgatgaaaatgaaaggaaaatggatTCGGACGAGGAACAAAATGTGGGAGAGGACGAGTTAGAAGATGCAGAATGGAGAAAGCAAAGATATGAAAGGGAAAAGTTCTTGCAGGAACAGCAGGCAAGG GGAGGAGACACCTTGGAGACTGAAATGTTCAAGATTGGTCCTCGTCCATTAATGAGAACCGTTTCCAATGTTGAGTCAGCACCCAAGCGTGAGCCATTGAAGACGGCTAACCCAGCCCCAGCAGCAGCACCAGTTAAAAAGCCTGTCATAAATCCATTTTGCATGCCATCTAAG CGTGGTTCCTTCCTTTCGAGAGACAAGAATACTTTAGCACGTATTGCAGAGCTCacaaaagacaaaggaagtgTTATAGGTGGAGCCAAGCAAGCAGGGAACTTTGTCTTCCAGCAGTTAACAgcagaagaagtagagaagaaagaaagtgccAAGATCAAGAGAACCTCGAGTTTGCCTGTTGCCAAGAAAGCGAGATTAGATCGCAGCTTCTTCAGTATGGATGAATCAAAACAATCATCAAGTATATTTAAGCATTTTTAA